A stretch of DNA from Pongo abelii isolate AG06213 chromosome 17, NHGRI_mPonAbe1-v2.0_pri, whole genome shotgun sequence:
GAATCGCACGGTGGCCCCGGAATGGGGAACTGCTGCTGAAAGAGGTCAGAAAGGGTGGGGACTGAATTTCGGGTAAGAGGACGCCAGTGGTTCTGGAGCACGCGGCCTTCAGCCACGCCTGCGTTCACACGTACATTATTTCAGACTCACTCCAAGTTTACATCTCTAAGCCCATCCAAGCCATGGCAGCGCgaacctctccctcccccagctcaaGGCCTCTGGGCCCCCAGGACAGAGGACGGAAGAAGAGCCAGCCCTTCCTGGCTCAGGGGTGCCGGGACCCCGTGATGGCTGCTGTGCCTCTCCTGAGGTGCCAGGTGAGAGCTGAGACTTCTGCTCCCGTTGCACCAGCTCCGTTTGTCTCCAGGCGCAGTGTCAGTCTCGTTCTTTAAGCCCTTCTGAGGTCCCATCAGCACAGGTCCCGTCTTACCTGGAAAGGCTTGTTGCCTTCTGCCTGGGACTTTTTATTCTgtgcctttcttttggatattaaATTTCATATCCACGCTTGCTTGTCACTCAGACCTTATTGCCCTCTCCCTCCCATTGGAACACTCTAGTCATTTCCGTTTTCAACTAGGAACCAGCCTCATTCATGGTGAGAAATTAATGCTCCCTGGGTGTGGTCAGCAGACGGTATCAAACCATGCAATCTTTTAAGGTCCATTCAAACACAGACCTCCAAAATGATTTATTGTTACACATATTCTGGTCATAAGGCGTTTTCAAATCATAGGTAAACaggacagtgtgtgtgtgcaaaagAATGATTGTGCCCAGGAATCTCGGTAAACAGGTCAACTAAGagcccaaaatatatttctagagTGCTTACACCCAGAAGTGAGTACTGATTTGCTTTTAATTAATATTTGGAATGTATGGGGTGCCAGGAGGACCCAAGTATAAAGTATTTATGTGGGTGGTGAGACGAGGAgtgattttgttgtgtttttatattttaaattttaaaaatgaatgtgcaTTTAGTCCTCAAAATATAAGTGGTGTCCCACTTAACAGTGCTACCAGTTGGAAAAAGTGATTAACCCCATTTACCCattaatttattgtatataaagTTGTTGCTGTCATTGTTGAAATTAGGTGCTGCTAGATTGTGCAAGTATCAAAGTTCAAAAAAAGTGGGTCATCTGATTGGTTGTTGATCACTGCAACAGCAAAGTTCTAGGCAATTAATGTTTTTGTTACTTTTGAAACATAAGGGCAAGGAATTAACAAAAAGTGTGCAGGACAGGGACAACTCCTCCACCCTGTCCTCATAACAATGTTCTTGaagtttgctttttcttctctaccACTTGCATTTGCTAAGCAGAAAGTGTTGGGGTGTGTACCCCACAGGAGTGGTTCACGGAGGTGATGCTGCCCTGGCACCAGCACCCTGAGGTGAGGAGACTGCATTGGGGCAGGCAAGGGGCCAGGAGAGAGCAAACAAGTATTATTTTTCCTGTGTGTAGACTCATATTTAATAATTGTTGAAGAAAAAAGCCTTAACACCACACGTAGCAAGTTTTAATAGAGTTCTCTGATTACCTTGGTCCCATGGCTGACCAGTGACCGCCATTATGCCTGCAGAGATGGGATGGTGAGCCatcatttctccttcctctttcctgaaACTAGTTCTGATACCATCAGTGGCTTAGTCTCTATATGTCCATCAGATCTTGCCCAATGCTGGGGACAAAacatgaatgaaatggagttaccCCTCAAAGAGCTCCCAGCTCTAAAGCCATGATCCTGTGCTCCATCAATACACAGGAGGAAGGGGGAAGGCGGATGTTCCGGGAGGAGCAGAGAAGGCTTCACAGAGGGAGGCAGCACAGCCAACCTCGAGTGTGAAGGGAAGCTGCAGGGGAAGTGCGGAGCAGTCCCTTTCAGGCCAAGCAACAGCACAAAATACCTTTGAGACACAGACATACGAGAGGCACAGCTCGTTTGAGGGGCATTGAAGAGTTTAGGGCACAGAATTGGACTTCAGGGTTAAGTTCAGGACCTGGGATCAGAGTCTGATAAGTTTAAAGGTTCTTGAAATAAttctagtaaataaataaatgtggtaagACAGTGCAGCAGTACAGGTGCAGAAGCTTCAGAAGCcgtcctttctcctctcctcatcctcttcctcccctctcagccctAAACTGAGGCAGAGTGAAGAGGGCTCCAACTGGCAGAGGAAGAACTGGTGGTGCTTGGAGTTGGCTGTGGAGCCAAGCAGGGTGGTGAGGAAGGGTCCCCTGGGGAAGGTGAAAATGGCCCCTGTCAGTGTGAGTGggactgggaggctgagaggtaGCTGTGAAGGGGCATCGGGCCTGGAGATGGGGGAGGGCACCTGTGTGGGGaagagggtggtggtggtgacgggaGGTTGGTGGTTACATTCAGGGGACTGATCAGCACACAAGTATATTGAGGATAATGGGAGCAGGTTTCTTACaaacaaggaaaggaagaatcaatagagatgtaaatgtgtgtgtgcacatgtatgtttgtatgtgagagagagagaaagatcatCTCCAACACCACCCTCAGGTTTAGTGAGTTTCAGAAAGAACTCACAGGCTTCAGAAGTCATTCTGCTCATGGCTGCAGTCTTCCTAAGGGGATACTGTAAGGGGAAAAGGCACAAGGCAAAGGCTGCAGGAAGCCTGTGTGAGCTGTGAGCATCCTCTTCTAGGGCAGTCAGGCGGGATGCTCCTGACTCCtccagcagtgagctgtgatgatgtGTGAGGTGCTGTCTACCAGGATGCTTGCCTGAGCCTGAGTCCTGTGTGTGGTTTGGGAGATTGGTCCCATAGGCACACAGGAGGCTACAGAACCCTGGAAGAAAATTGGGGGTTCATTGTAAGTCACATCATTTGTATGAATTGTCCAGAAATTGTCTGGACAAAAGGGTGCAGGTGATGCATGTTTCTAAGTGTGCAAAACGCTCATGCTACTGTGTGCAAAACACTCATGCTACTGTGTGCAAAACACTCATGCTACTGTGTGCAAAACACTCATGCTACTGTGTCCAAAACACTCATGCTACTGTGTGCAAAACACTCATGCTACTGTGTGCAAAACACTCATGCTACTGTGTGCAAAACACTCATGCTACTGTGTGCAAAACACTCATGCTACTGTGTCCAACttttttggcttctctgggccacagtggaagaataattgtcttgggccacacataaaatacactaacactagtaatagctgatgagctaaaaaaaaaaaaaaagtccatgcaTAATTTTCATGATAAtcttattaaaaagtgggcaaagaacatgaatagacatttttcaaaagaagacatacatatggccaacaggtatatgtaaaaatgttcaacatcactaatcatcagagaaatgcaaattaaaccacaagATATCTCATCTTGCCCttgtcagaatggctgttattcaAAAAGTCCCAAAACAGATGttgacaaggatgcagagaaaagggaactcttaatacactgtgggaatgtaaagtagtacaacctctatggaaaactgtggagatttctcaaagaacaaaaaatagaactaccatttgatccagcaatcttccTACTGTGTATCtacctaaaagaaaagaaatcaatatatcaaaaagatacatgcactctTATGTTTAtcgcagtactattcacaatagcaaagatacagaaattagcctgagtgtccatcagtggatgactggataaagaaaatatggtatatatatatacacagtggaatactatccAGTCCtaacagagaataaaataatgtctttagtGACAACATGCATAGATTGGAGGTCGGTATCTTAAACAGGTCAGATcccaaaagacaaatatcatgtgttctcactcatgagtggtAGCTAATTTTACGTGTGCACATGGATGTAGAGAGTGGAAttggagacttggaagggtgagAGGGTAGGAGGTGGGTGGGTGATGAGAACTTAAGGAGTACAATGTATGTTATTTGGGTGACGATACCCTAAAAGCCCTCACTTGACCAGCACACGTTGTATGCATATATCCAATTAGGcacggacttttttttttttttttttttttaaaagatcatcagctattgttagtgtatgCATGCTGAATAGCGTATCCAAAACTATACTTGTACCCCACggatttatacaaataaaaaaatggttACTAGTAAGGATGACTGTAAGATTTCTACTTAGATTACTATTGTAGTAGCATTCACCTAAGACATTCTTTGTCCAAAATActttcatatacaaaaatcatgaTTCCAAGAAAGTGAAGAAACAGGATGCTCAGAGAAAGGATTGCCCGTTTCTCACTGATGGTCTTTCTATGGGTCAGTGGTGCTGAGCAGGGAATATTCCCTTTAATATTTTCAACAGCAACTTGAGTGACCCTTTACTTATAAGCAGACTTTTAATtccaaatttttgtttgtttgtttttttgagatggagtgtcgctctgttgcccaggctggagtgcagtggcgcgatctcagctcactgcaagctccacctcccaggttcatgccgttctcctgcctcagcctcccgagtagctgggactacaggcacacaccaccatgcccggctaatttttcttgcatttttaattgagacggggtttcactgtgttagccaggatggtcttgatctccagaccttgtgatccgcccgcctcggcctcccaaagtgctgggattacaggcatgtgccaccacgcccggctagttttgtatttttagtagagacggggtttctccatgttggtcaggctggtctcgaactcccaacctcaggtgatccacctgcctcagcctcccaaagtgctgggattacaggcataagccaccgcacccagcctaattccAAAGTTTGACCGAGGAATGAAGTCACTTACACTGGATGACAGAGTCTGCCTATTGCTGGTCTGAATAGACAGTGAAGGTGCATTGCCAAATACATCAAAGGTGGTGGATGGTGTCTTTCCTTAGCCAGACTGTGTGGATAAACAttgcatttctatttattttttttgagacagggtctcactctgtcgcccaggctggagtgcagtggtgcagtcatagctcactgcagccttgacctcctaggatcaagcgatcttcccacctcagccacctgagtagctgggactactttttttattttaggcaAAGAGAATGTACTTGGctaattataaaaacatttttttgtagagacaagtctgtgttgcccaggctggtcttgaacccctgagctcaagagatccaccttggcctcccagagtgataagattacaggcacgaaccactgcacccagcctgcatttCTAGAACTGATAGATGGGGTGAGAAAAACACTGACACCAGAACACACAGGTGCAAATTATGGCTCTGAAAAGTATTTGTGTGATATTAGAAATATTAGTgtgccttcattttctcatctgaaaagtaATGGTAAATGGTAAAAATTTACAATATCCTCCTTCTGGCTGTTTTTCTTGTCATTTATTGATAAATGAATTATgtgttgtcttttgtttgttgCCTGTTTCTGAAGCATGAACTCCAAGGAAACATTGGTTTACTCATCCACACTAAGTAGGATTGTTAGTAATCGTTAGTAACTGAACATCAGGGAGAATATGACAGCCTCTGAATAAAGAGCTTATGCTGGCATGGGAAACAAATGCAAAACCGTCGTGGCAAGCAGAAGGCATGAAGTCGGGGTTTCAGTGTTTCGCCTGTTGCCTGTTACCACCCATTACACAGAAGTAGATTTGGGACTCAGGTACTCTTATTAGTTTGTGAGGTGCCCTCTGCAGCCCAGTTACTGAAAGTAGATTTGGGGCTCAGATCCTGTCATCCATGTATGTGGCGCCCTCTGCAGTCTGGTTCTGTGCAGTTCTCTCTTTAGGACTGGTAGTCTCTGGCCCAGTTCTGTGGAGGTGGTTTTCCGTCTCTGATTCTCTCATCAGTGTGTGCTGGTCTTTGGAGTCTCATTAATTCGAAGTTGATTTTGGATATTATCCTCATTCGTGTGTGGTGCTCCCTGTGGTCTATGTGGAAGTCGATTTTGGATTCTGATCCTGTCATGCATCTGGCATTCTGCAGTCCCATCATATGGCACTGTGCCCTTCTTATGCTGCAGTCTTATTATGAGAAAGGAGGTTCCATACTCTGATCCTCTCATCTGTACGTTTAGGTTCCATACTCTGATCCTCTCATCTGTACGTTTGAGTCTCTGCAGTCTGGCCTCAGATGGGTTTCACATAGGGTGTGTAATTTGGCTCTGAAGTGGTAAGACAGACTTTTCTGTCATCACGGCCATGTTGCTTAATAGCTCACTTGACAGTCTGCTGGAAGTACAATTCTTGTAAAAGAGCTCTTGCCTGGCACTTTGTCTTGAGAGCAAGGGGACTCAAGTCAAGAAATAATGTGTTTATCTTCAAAGCTCCCTGGGAAAGCAAATTTGGAAAATGGCACTCATTTTCTGGGTTGCAAGACCAATGATGAATcatgttgtttgctttttattactGTTATAGAGTTTATGTCTCTCCTTGGGAACATGGCTCAGTATTGAAAACATTCTCAATACCCTCaagttgttgttttttccccatgAGGATAAAGGAGAATAAAACACAAGATAAATGAGGAAaggtaagagagaaaaaagaatttgtatATTGATTTGGAGTGTCTTCAGGAATAAATAGAAGATGTTCAAAGCAGAAAGGACAACGTTAAGAAGACTAGATGTATAGATGTGGCACCAGAATGGTGGTGGTGGGAGATAATTCAAAAAATAGTATTTGTGCACTTAGGAAATACTTTTGCAGGTTACCTGATGTGAAATTACAATATTGATACCAGCACATAACATCCTAGAGGGAAATCCTATGTGCTTGTTGGGTAGGGTCTTGGTCATCAAGTCCAAGTTTATAGGCAAGTCCTGTAAGCTTGGGGGATTAGCCAATGGTTCTCAAATGTGATTCCtgcaccagcagcatcagcatctactgggaacttgttagaaatgaaaattctcaAACCCCACTCAAGTTCCTTAAATCTGAGCCTCTGGGGTAATCCAGGCACTCttttatttgtgttgtttttttgagacggagtttgctctgctgcccaggctggagtgcagtggtgtgatcttggctaactgcaacctcagcctcccgggttccagtgattcacctgccccagcctccagagtagctgggattacaggtgcacgccaccgtgcccagctatttttttgtatttttagtagagccggcatttcgccatcttggccaggctggtctcaaactcctgacttcaggcaatctgcccgccttggcctcccaaagtgctgggaatacaggtatgcgccactgtgcctggccagcaggcGCTCTTTAAACAAGCTGTTCGAGGGGATGAGGGTTCACCCTCTGGTTTGTTTGAAACAGGAGGTCCTTGAGCTCACGCTGAGCAGCTTACCTTTCCAGAAAAGGGCAAGCTGGAAATCAGCTAAGTAGGTTCATACTTTCAGTAGGAATGGCACACATTAAGTAACTTAGTGCATTTGGGAACTGGCCATTAGTGCAGCCTTACACCATTTTAATAAACTATTCAGACTGTGTGAGTTTTAGTGCTGCCATAAAAAACTTCATACTTTTAAAATGCAAGGATCAACAGTTGAGCCTACCACACTTGGTTCATACTTGCATCCTTTAAAAACATTCCACAGAGGTGCAGGTAACATGTCCTTCTGTTGGAAAATTTAGATTTTCACTAAAATAGATTTCACAACAATCATGGCATTTTTTTAGATACCTTTGCACCTTGCCACAAAACTCTCACTCTCTCTGATCATTTTATGTGAaaccataaaatattaaatacccTCACTGAATTGTGAATAAATTTGCCATATGATGTGGACTACCAGGTCAGGGAAACCCAAGCCTGAGGCCACACCCAGCTGGCAGCCAGGGGCACATGTGGCCTCTGCTCACACTTAAGCCTCGTATCTCATCCTGCTGAAACCGGACATTAGTTTTGGAGAGTGTACCCAGTGTTGGCACTTGACTCCTGCCTCATCAGACTGGGGGGGGTCAACTGTCCAGCCGCCAACAGTCCACAGTTGCTGTGGGGACTCAGCAGGTGGGGAGTACTTGTGAAGCTCCTAGTGGGGTACCTGTGCTGCTTCCAGGATGCTGGTGCTCAATGTGATCACATCTGTAATTTGCTGAGTAAATGAATTTGTAATTGTAATTTGAATCTTGATGGCTGCCAGAACGACAGTGTTAATGAAAACCGCACCAACCAGGGCATATTTAGGAAGGGCTGTATGCTGTATAAATATTCAGAAAAGCTTTTTCAAAAAGACTTCGAGAGAGGGTTCTGGACTGTCATCTGTCTGAGCTTGGGCCCATTTTTTCATCTACTTTCCTCAGAGAATGTGTGCAGATTCAGTGAAAGATGGCACATGATAGGCACTTGATAAATCTGTCATTCTCTTTTTGAGGGATTACTTTATCTCTGGTATTCTCTTCCACTTAAAACACAGCTGAAATATTCATGCGTTTTGTTTACTCAAAAGTCAAAAAAGTTTTTATTCTCTGATATATAAAACCAAGAAAACTTTAATACATAATAtgacatagttttgtttttttaaaaggagaaagtgGCAGAAGTACAGACCTGTGTAGAAAAATACACTCAAGCAGCTGTTCTAAGCAGTAATTCCTAAAAGTATGAATAGCACACAAATCTCAGTGAAAgcctcatttctttaaaaaactcacATTTGCTTAACAACTTAAAATGTGATAAGAAATATAACCTTCCTTCTTGATAGCCAACCCAGTTATATAACAGACATTCAGGAATCAGCAATAACTTAGTAAAAGAACATTTCCTTTGTGAGAGTAACATTATTAGTTTTAGTTCCACAAAAACCGCTTCTGACTGCTGGGGCACTGAACGACATGCCCTTCATCAGAGAGCAAGTCGGGGGGCGGATCCTCACCGGAGAGGTCGTGGGGAAGCATCTTTGGTCTTCTCTGTGCTTAGGAACAAAGGGCCAGCAATTCATTGCATACAAATAACATCAAACACAGGTGCAGGAATTCACAACTCCTCAGCAAAAGCTATTTCTTACAAATAGAACTTGCTTTTCactttatattcagaaaaaatgaaaatgctgaGATGCAGTTTTCCCTCTTAGCAGTCCCATGTTCACGAAGTCAGGACAGTTCTGCCACTGACCAGCAGGTGGTGCTGGACCACAAGGAGAAGCAGCGGGAGGTACGCAGCTCCGACAacctagaaaatatttctttacctGTATCTGTATGAAAGATTTGGTCAGAGTTCTCAAAGTATAAATGTAACATTTTAGTCAAGCAAAacacattatataaaatttaattgtctcaaataggaatttttaaaattactaaatatatAGATGTTGCTGGAAGATCAACATAAAGTGAGGATGAATTTAGTATTTGTTAAAAATCACTAAGTTCCACATGACTTCTTATAGTTAAAAGTGAGAACTAACAGTGACcattctagaaatgaaaattagCATGTATTGTGACTTACAAAAAGAAAcgtctgtttcaaaaaacaaagatGAGAACTCACACACAAATGACTGCGTTCTCAAAGCCATTGCTGGATGTGTGCGATGCTTATCCTTCATTTCTGCTGAAAACATTTCAGAAATCTCCCTCAGAGTCTGTCAACCCACAGGAAAAGGGTCATCTTAGAGGCTTACATCCCAAATGGGACTGCTGAGCCCAGTCCAGCAGAACTGCTGCTTCCTACCCTGGATTTCCCCTTGAGGCTGAATGGGCCACCTATGTGGGTCACAAAAATAGCCCCTGGtgcggtgcggtggctcacgcctataatcctagcatttttggaggctgaggtgggacggatcacctgaggtcaggagttcaagaccagcctgaccaacgtggtgaaatcccatctctactaaaaatacaaaaattagctgggtatggtggcatgtgcctgtcccagctccttgggaggctgaggcaggagaatcacttgaacccaggaggcggaggttgcagtgagctgagatccctccagcctggatgacagaacaagactctgtgtctcaaaacaaaacaaaaaaaacagccccGGAACAATTCCACAGCTGCGGGTGCCATAAGTGTGCTGGTGGGAGCTCTCCTGTCCCAAGCGAATTATGACTATGAACAGTGTGAAAATCTGGAATTCATCTCCATGGTTGTACATGGACAGGTTTGggtgtatttcttcttcttttttttttccgagacagagtcttgctctgtcacccaggctggagtgcagtggtgcgatctcagctcactgcaacctctgcctcccgggttcaagcgattctcctgcctcagcctcccaagtagctgggattacaggcgcctgccaccacacctggctaatttttatacttttagtagagacggggtttcaccatgttggccatgctggtctcgacctcctaacctcgtgatccgcccacgtaggcctcccaaagtgctgggattacaggcgtgagccaccgcacctggctgcatTCCTTATTAAAAACCAGCCTCTTGTCACATACATCAGCACAGTCGGCCTCGCCTACAAGTCAGCAGAGAGCACAGCAAGAATGCTGAGACATATTGCATGGGCCAACTTAAAAacatgaatttgactatttttaaaaagtaattttaaagcttcactttaaaaacaaagtatttgtaaaaattttaaaaagcttttttgcACTTGGTCAGATCTTTTCTATCACTTTGCAAAGGCGCCAAGACCTGCTCTCAGGCCTGGTATAGAGTGTGTCTACAGGCGTTCATTTTAAGTTCTGTGGCGAAATTCTATAAAAATAggcaatatttgtgtttttatatccAGAAGTTGAAACAAAGAGCAGGGTTGTTTTTGTggtcacaaaaacaagaaaaaatgaggGGATGCAGTCTGCAGGTCCTGTCCCTGTCCTTACCGGGGAACTGGAGCTAGGATTTGGGGGCCTCTCCAGAGTCTAGAGCGTGACCGCGGGCCCGTGCTCCTCCACGCCGCCTGGCGGCAGCGCCAGACTGTGACGTGGGTCGGCCCGCAGGGAGCTGAGCAGCCGCTGGAGGCCGCCGTCCAGGGCCAGGTCCCGCTGCAGCCGCTGCGCCAGGCCCGCGCCATTGACCCGGGAGAGGCTGCCTGCGGGCGCGCCCGGGGTCTGGGGGGGACGTGCAGGCTCCAGTGTGCCCTCGATGACGACGTCGTTGTCCTCATCGCTCTCCGCCTCGTCGGGGTGGAAGTTCTGCAGGACGCGCGGGGCGGGGGGACCCACGAGGCCCGCGGTGCCGTCCGAGGGCGGTCCCGAGCTGCCCAACGCGCGGCCGCCACGCACCACGTTGTTGCGCTGGTTGGCGGGCTTGACGGTGACGATGAGGTTGTGGCTGTTGGCGATCATCATGTCCGTGACCTGGTCCAGCGTCTTCCCGGCCACCTCAATGCCGTTCACCTCCAGGACCTCGTCATTCACAGCCAGCAGCCCGGTGCTCTCCGCCAGGCCCCCGGGTACCATGCGCGAGATGAAGATGCCGGGCACCTTCTCCAGCCCGTGCGGGGTCACGCGCACGCTGGCGCCATCGCGGATGTAGAAGCCCAGCGGCTTCTCGCAGCCGTGCCGGTGCAGCCGCACTCGCCGGTGCGTCTCGGGGACCAGGTCCACATCGATGATGGACGATACGGGGCGGAAGTCGCGCGGGAGGCCGATGTCCAGGTGTGCACGCCGCCGGGGTCCTTCGTCACGCAGCGCGCCCAGCGCCCGCCTGCGCCTGCACAGCGAGCCCGCGCCGAGGCTGCCACGCTCGGCCTCCTCTGCGGGAGAGGGGACAGTTAGAGCGGACACACAACCGAGCCCCGCCTGAGCCCTCGGCCGTCATACACCTGGCACTGCTGTTCCATCTGCGTGACGCCGAAGCACCGAGGGTGCACAGGAGCATTCCAGACCTGCAGGCTGAGCTGAAATCAGGCAAGCTCAAGTGCAGTCCCCTAAAATTAACTCTCTAGCGCTCTCCTACGGCTCCACAGGCACCAAACCAAAGGACTTAGAGATTATAAGGTGCTAGCAGGCACCTGCAGCAGAGAGAATCAGAGCAGTAGAGGGTTTGGGGCCTGGAGGGCTGGCgagtgcctcagccttctgggagGCAGCAGGCTGGACTGGGGACTTCTTAAGCTCTGCCCATTCTCCCATATTTCCTTCTCTCAACTGTAAGACGGAGGctcgtttctttttttctaaggtTAATTACAACTAAGAGAGACctttcctgcttttttcttttctatgtgcAAGCCCCACAGTGTCTGCTAGCCAGCATTCAAGGCCCCTGAAGGTGTCGCTCAGTCGGGCGTGTGAGCATTTCCCTGCATTTTTGGTTAGCAGCTGATGAGGGGAGATAAGTAGAGGAAGGAGTGGGAGCAGAGGATGGCTGCTTCCCTTCTGTGAGGTCCCGCACAGTCAGTGCTGTTTGTAGGTAGATGAAGCCTCAAGGctcaccaacatgcccagcctcaCCTGGGGGCTGCACAGCTCCCTTCCTCAGGTCTCCCAGGGACCCTGTGGGATCCGCCTGGGCATGACACATTTGTGGCAGTGTGGAAACTTTACCCTAAAGTTGGGCTactgcaaaataaaatgaaagcccACTGAATTAATCAAGCAGAAACGTTGTAAGGAGCTTAGTCTgaagtaaaaattttaagtgaagagactggtggcatttggAAACTCTGAACAATGCATTTTCctcatgtaagaaaaaaaaatcttgttttattactttaatttttatatgaagccTCTTTTGTTCTCGACACACAAGACTCTGTAAGACAGGCGTCTCGGGGAGCAGAGGGAAGGGCTTGCTCTGTGAGGCTTGGTCCTGTGGCGTTGGCGGCATCCACAGCAGCCTGCTCTTTGGGCTGGGGAGGCTCACTGCTTTGCTTTGCCAGTGAAAGCCAGGAGGACCGGGAGTCCAGGCAGCAGCAACGCCATAAACAGGCGCTCCTCAGAGCAGAGACCTCCAGGCTCCAGGGGTCAGTCTGGCTTC
This window harbors:
- the PARD6G gene encoding partitioning defective 6 homolog gamma; the encoded protein is MNRSFHKSQTLRFYDCSAVEVKSKFGAEFRRFSLDRHKPGKFEDFYKLVVHTHHISNSDVTIGYADVHGDLLPINNDDNFCKAVSSANPLLRVFIQKREEAERGSLGAGSLCRRRRALGALRDEGPRRRAHLDIGLPRDFRPVSSIIDVDLVPETHRRVRLHRHGCEKPLGFYIRDGASVRVTPHGLEKVPGIFISRMVPGGLAESTGLLAVNDEVLEVNGIEVAGKTLDQVTDMMIANSHNLIVTVKPANQRNNVVRGGRALGSSGPPSDGTAGLVGPPAPRVLQNFHPDEAESDEDNDVVIEGTLEPARPPQTPGAPAGSLSRVNGAGLAQRLQRDLALDGGLQRLLSSLRADPRHSLALPPGGVEEHGPAVTL